Proteins from a single region of Juglans microcarpa x Juglans regia isolate MS1-56 chromosome 5S, Jm3101_v1.0, whole genome shotgun sequence:
- the LOC121267339 gene encoding acetyl-coenzyme A carboxylase carboxyl transferase subunit alpha, chloroplastic-like isoform X2 — MSIRGRIMRIPMLKVRKMANETGLDFSDQIISLENKYQQALKDLYTHLTPIQRVNIARHPNRPTFLDHVFSITEKFVELHGDRAGYDDPAVVTGIGTVDGRRYMFMGHQKGRNTKENIQRNFGMPTPHGYRKALRMMYYADHHGFPIVTFIDTPGAYADLKSEELGQGEAIAHNLRTMFGLKVPIVSIVIGEGGSGGALAIGCANKLLMLENAVFYVASPEACAAILWKSAKAAPKAAERLKITATELCRLQIADGIIPEPLGGAHADPSWSSKQIKKAINESMDELMKMDTQDLLKHRMLKFRKIGGFQEGLPVDPKKKVNMKKKDEPIRKTSNQNIEDEVKKLMQRRLDAKEPSVTPPQLGLTEMMEKLRREVDREFSEVVKTIGLKDRLAMLREEFSKVNSQDQLVHPALKEKIEKLRDELNQGLSVAPNYERLKHKLDMLKELSKTKSLAEKNNKAAALKQEINRKFTEVTNRSDIKEKFRALKAEIERSGASTVMDLDYGLREKVMKVKRDIELELVDAFKALDLDVEVVKSKAKELSEQETSFSDVKVKIEELNEEIKEGIENVIKSSDLKDKIELLKLEVAKAGKTPGPASKNRIAALEQQIKQSLAGALDSSNLKEKHEKLKAEISKTIESSGGLDGSLNGQYLREDGSTYAEPRVEIGANSTFA, encoded by the exons GTCCGGAAAATGGCTAACGAAACTGGTCTGGACTTCAGTGATCAGATTATTTCATTAGAGAATAAATATCAGCAG gcaTTAAAGGATTTATATACGCATCTCACTCCTATACAGCGTGTTAATATTGCACGACATCCTAACAGACCAACTTTTCTTGATCATGTGTTTAGCATTACTGAAAAG TTTGTGGAGCTTCATGGAGATCGGGCTGGGTACGATGATCCGGCTGTTGTTACTGGTATAGGAACCGTAGATGGTAGGAGGTACATGTTCATGGGCCACCAAAAGGGTAGAAATACAAAAGAGAACATTCAACGGAACTTTGGGATGCCTACTCCCCATGG TTACCGGAAAGCTCTACGTATGATGTATTATGCAGATCACCATGGGTTTCCTATAGTTACTTTCATAGACACCCCCGGGGCATATGCAGACCTTAAATCCGAAGAACTAGGCCAA GGTGAAGCCATTGCGCACAATTTAAGGACCATGTTTGGTTTGAAGGTACCCATTGTTTCTATTGTCATTGGGGAAGGTGGCTCTGGTGGTGCTCTTGCCATTGGCTGTGCTAACAAATTGCTCATGCTTGAAAATGCAGTTTTCTATGTTGCCAG TCCAGAAGCATGTGCAGCAATCTTGTGGAAAAGTGCCAAAGCGGCTCCTAAG GCTGCTGAGAGGCTAAAGATTACTGCGACAGAGTTGTGCAGACTGCAGATTGCAGATGGCATTATCCCT GAACCACTTGGTGGTGCACACGCAGATCCATCCTGGTCCTCAAAACAGATAAAAAAGGCAATTAATGAATCAATGGAT GAACTCATGAAGATGGACACACAAGATCTTCTGAAGCATCGCATGCTTAAGTTCCGCAAAATCGGTGGTTTTCAGGAAGGACTTCCAGTAGATCCTAAGAAGAAGgtcaacatgaaaaagaaagatgagCCCATCAGGAAGACTTCCAATCAAAACATAGAGGATGAGGTCAAAAAACTCATGCAGCGCAGATTGGATGCGAAGGAGCCCTCTGTCACACCTCCACAGTTGGGTCTGACTGAGATGATGGAAAAACTGAGAAGAGAGGTTGATCGTGAATTTTCTGAGGTTGTCAAAACCATTGGGCTGAAGGACAGGCTTGCGATGTTACGTGAGGAATTctcaaaagtaaattcacaggATCAACTTGTGCATCCAGCCCTGAAGGAAAAGATCGAAAAGCTTCGGGATGAGTTGAACCAGGGCCTGTCTGTGGCTCCTAATTATGAAAGGTTGAAGCATAAGCTAGACATGTTGAAGGAATTATCTAAAACCAAAAGTCTTGCTGAAAAGAATAATAAGGCTGCCGCATTAAAGCAGGAGATCAATAGAAAATTTACAGAAGTCACGAATCGGTCTGATATAAAGGAGAAATTCAGGGCACTGAAGGCTGAAATTGAAAGATCTGGGGCATCGACAGTCATGGATTTGGACTATGGGCTAAGGGAGAAAGTTATGAAGGTGAAGAGAGATATAGAGTTAGAGTTGGTTGATGCTTTCAAAGCCTTGGATTTGGATGTTGAGGTTGTTAAGTCGAAAGCGAAGGAGCTCAGTGAACAAGAGACTTCATTCTCAGATGTCAAAGTCAAGATAGAAGAGTTGAATGAAGAAATCAAGGAAGGAATTGAAAACGTAATCAAGTCATCGGATCTAAAGGATAAAATCGAGTTACTGAAGTTGGAGGTTGCAAAGGCAGGAAAGACACCTGGTCCAGCGTCCAAAAATAGAATTGCAGCTTTGGAGCAACAGATTAAACAGAGCCTTGCAGGGGCCTTAGATTCTTCAAACTTAAAAGAGAAACATGAGAAACTCAAGGCAGAGATTTCTAAAACCATTGAATCTTCTGGAGGACTAGATGGAAGTCTGAATGGACAATATCTGAGAGAAGATGGTTCTACATATGCTGAACCAAGAGTAGAGATCGGTGCAAATAGCACCTTTGCTTGA